A region of Chitinophaga horti DNA encodes the following proteins:
- a CDS encoding LytR/AlgR family response regulator transcription factor, protein MKHQLKSIHAVPPLEAIKIAHLPAPVFYLQRVLVDNGKRLVNLAIDAIIYLKADREYTWIHTADRTYLTAHGISYIEKKLDPALFIRIHRSYIVNLQHVKEIRRDHTRLVVTLPNNVEVAVSRNYMPALKQLIL, encoded by the coding sequence ATGAAGCATCAACTCAAATCCATCCACGCTGTACCGCCCCTCGAAGCGATCAAGATCGCACACTTGCCCGCGCCCGTTTTTTACCTGCAACGGGTGCTGGTCGATAATGGTAAACGGCTCGTCAACCTGGCGATCGACGCCATCATCTACCTGAAAGCCGACCGTGAATACACATGGATCCATACGGCCGATCGCACGTACCTCACGGCACACGGCATCAGTTATATAGAAAAGAAACTGGACCCCGCGCTGTTCATCCGCATTCATCGCTCGTACATTGTAAACCTGCAACATGTAAAGGAAATACGCCGCGATCATACGCGGTTGGTAGTAACGCTGCCTAATAACGTGGAAGTGGCTGTGAGTCGGAATTATATGCCCGCCCTCAAACAACTGATCTTATGA
- a CDS encoding helix-turn-helix domain-containing protein — MNYREYKPCDPLAAYIECFWTYTAPPSPDVDSQPVNYCVPLGTAELIIHMEEQPSHILNLHGEGWGKSYNAFFTGLFDYTDLWKASPGSTLFGVRMRPEALELFFDIPVSILYNQVTDADAVLPVKQKRWLQRFFEKRDVATLIVRMESFFLGRLHAMTPDHNAVAEGCRLIRKSQEPLSVEALSEQLCISRRQLERNFKQSIGISPKNYQQIIRFRRLYQYIRSAGGKPIKWAGLSYPLGYSDQAHMVRDCKKFSSLTPLRLAAPDTGLFQSLEASVTARYAYERVTSY, encoded by the coding sequence ATGAACTATCGCGAATACAAGCCCTGCGACCCCTTAGCGGCCTATATCGAGTGTTTCTGGACATACACGGCCCCACCGTCCCCGGACGTAGACAGCCAGCCTGTGAATTATTGTGTGCCCCTCGGCACTGCTGAATTGATTATTCATATGGAGGAGCAGCCCAGCCATATCTTAAACTTACATGGAGAAGGCTGGGGGAAGTCATATAACGCCTTTTTTACCGGGCTTTTCGATTATACGGACTTGTGGAAGGCGAGCCCGGGATCCACGCTGTTTGGCGTACGTATGCGCCCGGAGGCGCTGGAATTATTCTTCGATATACCCGTATCCATTTTGTATAACCAGGTAACGGATGCGGATGCGGTATTGCCGGTAAAGCAAAAACGCTGGTTACAGCGGTTCTTCGAAAAGCGCGATGTGGCTACGCTGATCGTGCGCATGGAGTCTTTTTTCCTGGGCAGACTGCACGCGATGACGCCTGATCATAACGCTGTGGCGGAGGGTTGTCGCCTGATTCGTAAAAGCCAGGAGCCTTTATCGGTGGAGGCGTTGAGTGAGCAGCTGTGCATTAGTCGCCGGCAACTGGAGCGGAACTTTAAGCAGTCTATCGGGATCAGTCCTAAAAATTACCAGCAGATTATCCGGTTCAGGCGATTGTATCAATACATCCGCAGTGCGGGTGGGAAGCCGATCAAGTGGGCGGGATTGAGTTATCCGTTAGGCTATTCGGACCAGGCACATATGGTGCGCGATTGTAAGAAGTTCAGTAGTCTTACCCCATTACGCCTCGCCGCCCCGGACACTGGCTTGTTCCAGTCGCTGGAAGCTTCCGTAACGGCACGTTACGCGTATGAGCGTGTTACTTCTTACTAA
- a CDS encoding peptidase domain-containing ABC transporter, with protein MKLNILRNWLSGRPAASKYTIRQHDLTDCGAACIASVAAWFGSQIPIARIRQYAATDKKGTSLLGMVEAATQLGFSAKAIRAPFEGIYEMPIPAIAHVIIDKKLQHYVVVYGASEKGINVMDPAKGTLETMPADQFRSIWTGVALLLAPEADFQPGNEKTTVVERFTALLQPHKGMLVQIVLGAMVFTMLGLCTSIYLQKIIDYVLPDGNQNLLNLMSIMMIFIVLSQLFINYTKTLLTIKTGQQIDARLILGYYKHLLRLPQSFFDNMRTGEIISRMNDAVKIRMFVNDVLINLAVNIFILIFSFALMFSAYWKLALFMLTVIPLYGVVYYFSNKMNRRTQRRLMEDTAELEAQLVESVQSIGTIKRFGLESHANLKTESKFVKLLQSVYRSGTNSLLTGSGSSLVSGLFTVLLLWIGSTFVLRHLLTAGELLSFYSLMGYFTGPVVSLIGMNKLMQDALIAADRLFEIMDLDIETPANKTSLTPAMVGDIELKDVNFRYGARVNVFERLDLLIPRGKITAIVGESGSGKTTLLSLLQHIYPVQSGSITIGGTDIRYIDPASLRSIVSVVPQKVDLFAGSVLENIAIGDHEPDMQKVLALSRKLGILNFIESLPNGFDTWLGENGANLSGGQRQRLAIARALYRDPEVLILDEATSSLDSLSESNIQQAIADMREAGKTIIIIAHRLSTVMNADKIVVMHQGKVLEEGTHDELLELDSAYTRLWEQQFPILRKKAVKRKKKPASGEE; from the coding sequence ATGAAGCTTAACATATTACGCAATTGGCTCTCCGGTCGGCCGGCAGCCAGTAAATACACCATTCGTCAGCATGACTTAACTGATTGCGGAGCCGCCTGTATCGCCTCCGTGGCCGCATGGTTTGGTTCCCAAATCCCTATTGCCCGTATACGGCAATACGCCGCCACCGACAAAAAAGGCACCTCACTCCTGGGTATGGTGGAAGCCGCCACGCAACTAGGCTTCTCGGCAAAAGCGATACGCGCACCGTTCGAAGGCATCTATGAAATGCCGATACCCGCTATCGCGCACGTGATCATCGACAAAAAACTGCAACACTATGTAGTCGTATACGGAGCCTCTGAAAAAGGCATCAATGTAATGGATCCTGCCAAAGGCACGCTGGAAACTATGCCTGCTGATCAATTCCGGTCCATCTGGACGGGCGTAGCGTTATTGCTGGCACCTGAAGCCGACTTTCAGCCAGGCAATGAAAAAACCACCGTCGTAGAAAGATTTACTGCGTTATTGCAACCGCATAAAGGCATGCTGGTGCAGATCGTGCTTGGAGCGATGGTCTTTACGATGCTCGGCCTGTGCACTTCTATCTATCTCCAGAAAATTATCGATTATGTATTGCCCGACGGCAACCAGAACCTGCTGAACCTGATGAGCATCATGATGATCTTCATCGTGCTCAGCCAACTGTTTATCAACTATACCAAAACGTTATTGACCATCAAAACGGGCCAACAGATAGATGCCCGGCTCATACTCGGTTACTATAAACACCTGCTGCGACTGCCACAATCGTTCTTCGACAACATGCGCACCGGAGAAATCATCTCACGTATGAACGACGCCGTGAAGATCCGTATGTTCGTCAACGACGTATTGATCAACCTGGCTGTAAACATTTTTATCCTGATATTTTCTTTTGCACTGATGTTCAGCGCCTACTGGAAACTGGCTTTGTTCATGCTTACGGTGATCCCACTTTACGGCGTGGTGTATTATTTCTCTAACAAGATGAACCGCCGCACGCAGCGCAGGTTAATGGAAGATACTGCCGAACTGGAAGCGCAGCTGGTGGAGTCGGTGCAATCTATCGGCACGATCAAACGCTTTGGACTGGAATCACATGCTAACCTGAAAACGGAAAGTAAATTTGTGAAGCTGTTACAAAGTGTATATCGGTCGGGCACGAACTCTTTGCTGACGGGCAGCGGCAGCAGCCTGGTATCCGGACTATTCACCGTACTCCTGCTCTGGATCGGCAGCACGTTTGTACTCAGACACCTGTTGACGGCCGGCGAATTACTTTCTTTTTACTCCCTGATGGGTTACTTCACCGGTCCCGTCGTTAGCCTTATCGGCATGAACAAACTGATGCAGGATGCGTTGATTGCTGCCGATCGTTTGTTCGAGATCATGGACCTCGACATTGAAACACCTGCCAACAAAACCTCCCTTACACCTGCCATGGTAGGCGATATAGAGCTGAAAGACGTGAACTTCCGTTACGGCGCGCGTGTAAACGTGTTCGAGCGGCTCGACCTGCTTATCCCAAGAGGAAAGATCACTGCTATTGTGGGGGAAAGTGGCTCCGGCAAAACGACGCTCTTATCGCTATTACAACATATTTACCCGGTACAATCCGGCTCCATCACGATCGGCGGCACCGACATCCGTTATATCGACCCTGCCAGCCTGCGATCCATCGTGAGTGTAGTGCCACAGAAAGTGGATCTGTTTGCCGGCAGTGTACTGGAAAACATCGCTATCGGCGATCACGAACCGGATATGCAGAAAGTACTGGCCCTATCCCGTAAACTGGGCATCCTCAACTTTATTGAGAGCCTGCCCAATGGCTTCGATACCTGGCTGGGCGAGAACGGCGCTAACCTCTCGGGCGGGCAACGCCAAAGACTGGCCATCGCCCGTGCCCTGTACCGCGACCCGGAGGTACTCATCCTCGACGAAGCCACCTCCTCGCTGGACTCCCTTTCTGAAAGCAATATCCAACAGGCCATTGCCGACATGCGGGAGGCCGGTAAAACCATCATTATCATTGCGCATCGCCTCAGTACCGTGATGAACGCGGACAAGATCGTCGTGATGCACCAGGGCAAAGTATTAGAAGAAGGCACGCATGACGAGTTGCTGGAGCTGGATAGCGCCTACACGCGGCTGTGGGAGCAGCAGTTCCCCATCCTCCGTAAAAAAGCGGTAAAGCGTAAAAAGAAGCCCGCATCGGGCGAGGAGTAA
- a CDS encoding HlyD family secretion protein, with the protein MPAKQNIFPFEIVNNSVEKHLQAYEPRSRVLYLLLLTLFLIAIVLLFIIKVDVTVRSTGLLRSEQERTEIRSLVSGLVDSVLIKENEHVKAGQPLIKLAAASVADKNLSLGTQVSELQLQQQDLQQLVAGRNTRLKSSMYQQQIALYNRQLTDADIRLNTAQKKYERFRSLHKDKVISNAEFERYDYEYKALMNEKALLKAQQSARWQSELTALNLQLQELGARQTLYEEEQDQYTIRAAADGYVQQLKGLQRGSTLGAGEVLGEVSPDAALLAEVFVLPKDIGYIHEGTPVRMQVDAYDYNQWGMITGKVVTISKDVVIDKGQPLFKIRCAVDQQALQLKNGYKGYIKKGMTVQARFLVTRRTLFQLLYDQADDWLNPNLVKNEA; encoded by the coding sequence ATGCCCGCCAAGCAAAACATCTTTCCTTTTGAAATCGTCAACAACTCCGTAGAAAAACATTTGCAGGCTTACGAGCCACGCAGCCGCGTATTGTACCTGTTGCTACTTACGTTGTTCCTGATCGCTATTGTACTGCTTTTTATTATTAAAGTAGACGTGACCGTTCGTAGTACAGGCTTGTTACGCTCCGAACAGGAGCGCACGGAGATACGCAGTCTCGTGAGCGGACTGGTAGACAGTGTACTCATCAAAGAAAACGAACACGTGAAGGCGGGGCAGCCACTGATCAAACTGGCAGCGGCATCCGTAGCGGATAAAAACTTGTCACTGGGTACACAGGTAAGCGAACTGCAACTGCAACAACAGGATTTGCAACAACTGGTAGCAGGCCGTAATACACGACTGAAGTCGAGCATGTACCAGCAACAGATCGCTTTGTATAACAGGCAGCTGACCGATGCAGACATTCGGCTGAACACAGCACAAAAGAAATATGAACGTTTCCGGTCCTTACACAAAGACAAAGTAATCTCCAACGCAGAGTTTGAGCGATATGATTATGAATACAAGGCGTTGATGAATGAAAAAGCGTTACTGAAAGCGCAGCAATCGGCCCGCTGGCAATCGGAGCTGACGGCACTCAACCTGCAATTACAGGAGCTGGGTGCGCGACAAACATTGTATGAAGAAGAACAGGACCAATACACCATTCGTGCAGCGGCAGACGGTTATGTGCAACAACTGAAAGGCCTGCAACGCGGCAGCACATTGGGTGCAGGAGAAGTACTGGGAGAAGTGAGTCCGGATGCCGCCTTACTGGCGGAGGTATTCGTACTGCCGAAAGACATCGGTTACATACACGAAGGCACGCCCGTACGCATGCAGGTCGATGCTTACGATTACAACCAGTGGGGCATGATTACCGGCAAAGTGGTAACGATTTCGAAAGATGTGGTGATCGATAAAGGACAACCTTTGTTTAAGATCCGTTGTGCGGTAGACCAACAGGCACTACAACTCAAAAATGGTTACAAAGGGTACATCAAAAAAGGCATGACCGTGCAGGCGAGGTTCCTCGTTACGCGACGCACACTTTTCCAGTTATTGTATGACCAGGCGGATGACTGGCTGAACCCCAACCTTGTAAAAAATGAAGCTTAA
- a CDS encoding bacteriocin has protein sequence MKMQELNINEMQQINGGLLGLFGNDSSSALSGLLEGYIGITTVDEDGDTNSTKINFGLGSMFGSSSSEE, from the coding sequence ATGAAAATGCAAGAACTTAACATCAACGAGATGCAGCAGATTAACGGTGGCCTGTTAGGCCTGTTCGGTAACGATTCTTCCAGCGCCCTGTCTGGCTTGCTCGAAGGTTACATTGGTATCACAACTGTAGACGAAGATGGCGACACTAATTCCACCAAAATTAACTTTGGTTTAGGTTCCATGTTCGGCTCATCCAGCAGCGAAGAATAG
- a CDS encoding S41 family peptidase, whose protein sequence is MTIIGVYDETLSAKGIKTGMEVLRVNNIPVKAYAARYIAPYQSASTEQDRQTRTYDYALLSGALHEPIQLQLRDATGKTSEHTIARVKSADRSARLRVPSFEYRMLPGNIAYVALNTFGNDSCAKAFAANYPEISKAKAIIFDVRNNGGGNTSVGWAILNYLANTPALVHTSYTRDYKPTHRAWNRKLQPSLNRSKLIPPDKTPYNGQVIVLTSARTFSAAEDFAAAFKTMKRGLIIGEATGGSSGQPLFITLPGNGNARICTKRDMLGDGTEFVGVGIQPDKIVSATLKDLRNGVDTALQAAIKSIQ, encoded by the coding sequence GTGACCATCATTGGTGTATACGACGAAACCCTCAGCGCTAAAGGAATCAAAACGGGCATGGAAGTACTGCGCGTCAACAATATACCCGTCAAAGCATATGCAGCCCGTTACATTGCGCCCTACCAGAGCGCATCCACTGAGCAGGACAGGCAAACACGCACTTACGATTACGCATTACTGAGTGGCGCTTTACATGAACCCATACAACTGCAACTACGGGATGCTACCGGCAAAACCAGCGAGCATACCATAGCCAGGGTGAAGTCTGCCGATCGCAGTGCCAGGTTGCGTGTGCCGTCATTCGAGTATCGTATGCTGCCAGGCAACATTGCCTACGTGGCGCTCAACACCTTCGGCAACGACTCCTGTGCGAAGGCATTCGCTGCAAATTATCCGGAGATATCAAAAGCAAAAGCTATCATCTTCGATGTAAGAAATAACGGTGGTGGCAACACGTCGGTAGGATGGGCAATTCTCAACTACCTTGCGAACACGCCCGCATTGGTACACACCTCTTACACCCGCGACTACAAACCTACACATCGCGCATGGAACAGGAAGCTACAACCATCGCTTAACAGGAGCAAATTAATACCGCCGGATAAAACACCTTACAACGGGCAAGTGATCGTACTCACCAGCGCCCGTACCTTCTCCGCCGCAGAAGATTTTGCAGCCGCATTTAAAACGATGAAACGTGGCCTCATCATCGGCGAAGCTACTGGTGGCAGTTCGGGTCAACCTTTATTTATTACACTGCCCGGAAACGGCAACGCCCGCATATGCACCAAACGCGATATGCTGGGAGATGGTACTGAGTTCGTAGGCGTTGGTATACAGCCGGACAAGATCGTAAGTGCTACATTAAAAGATTTGCGTAATGGCGTTGATACAGCGTTGCAGGCGGCGATAAAATCAATACAGTAA
- a CDS encoding TPR end-of-group domain-containing protein, translating into MNLFYKLSIGLILLQAPRAAAQSPADTLLDKMSRGQFEISHYNTACYFALAGKPAMAFQYLQRAIDENYADPENTVKDQDLLSLHTYPQWHEILKQMEHNRKRQQQNTSLFFNQKTFWESKQFTTPYQPNLPEDQKIAGLSKLWSEVKYNFVNFDIVPEINIDSLYFAYLPRVRQSASTREYYRLLEEMAASLRDGHTNVYLPAELSDSVYTRPLVRTRHRRQSDHHWCIRRNPQR; encoded by the coding sequence ATGAACCTCTTTTACAAACTCTCCATTGGATTGATCCTGCTGCAAGCACCACGAGCTGCCGCACAAAGTCCCGCCGACACCCTTCTCGATAAGATGAGCCGCGGACAGTTCGAAATATCACACTACAACACCGCCTGTTACTTCGCGCTTGCAGGGAAACCAGCGATGGCTTTTCAATATCTCCAACGAGCCATAGATGAAAACTATGCGGATCCGGAGAACACTGTGAAAGACCAGGACCTCTTATCGCTGCACACGTATCCGCAGTGGCATGAAATATTGAAGCAGATGGAACATAACCGCAAACGACAACAACAAAACACTTCACTGTTCTTCAACCAGAAAACTTTTTGGGAGTCAAAACAATTCACCACACCCTACCAACCTAATCTGCCCGAAGACCAGAAAATTGCAGGTCTTTCCAAATTGTGGTCAGAAGTGAAATACAACTTTGTGAACTTCGATATTGTGCCCGAAATCAATATCGATTCGCTGTACTTTGCCTACCTGCCGAGAGTACGCCAATCGGCTTCTACCAGAGAGTACTATCGCCTGCTGGAAGAAATGGCTGCGAGCCTGCGCGACGGCCACACGAACGTATACCTGCCCGCCGAACTATCCGACTCCGTTTACACAAGGCCGTTAGTACGTACGCGGCATCGAAGACAAAGTGACCATCATTGGTGTATACGACGAAACCCTCAGCGCTAA
- a CDS encoding xanthine dehydrogenase family protein molybdopterin-binding subunit — MTNNHLSGKPVARLEGPDKVSGIAKYAGEYPAKGLRYGYVVNSIITKGKIKKIDTAIVEAIPGIIKVFTHENRPSLAWFNQLYSDMDAPPGAPFRPLHDENISFNGQPIALVVAESFELARYGASILHIEYEQEAFHTNLQANLQHARKPKAGLASVLKPPPPKPSGDFEKAYAKAKAQTSATFTHGYEHHNPMELFATTVVYEGPGKLTVYDKTQGTINSQLYIGNVFGLHYKNIRVISPYVGGAFGSGLRPQYQLFFAVLAALELKAPVRVTLDRQQMFTFGFRPPTIQHTRYGAAADGKVTAINHEAVAITSRFEDYIEVVVNWANMLYPAQNTLLKHQLVPLDVYTPVDMRAPGGSTGVHAVESTMDALSYQLGIDPVEFRLINYSDTDATKDKPYSSKELRQCYKEGALRFGWNERQPLPRSMRRGNRLVGYGMATGIWDVFQFPARAEASLTKAGKLRIKSAVTDIGTGTYTVMAQVAADELGLPLDQVEVLYGDSALPFSAIQGGSATTASVAMAIRGACEGLRKQLIRKAKSLSNSPLADAKPEEIIFTNGQLVLKHNPALHMTLADIAAANNGKPITSKKFTGPDLIKWRKYSRAAHSVSFVELEVDEDLGTVDVTRALTMVAAGRIINPKTARSQIIGSMVWGISKALREESIMDHRYGRFMNANLAEYHLPVHADVHDLEVHFVEEKDDIINELGIKGVGEVGLTAMPPAIANAIFHATGRRINKFPIKVEDLLSTSPSSL; from the coding sequence ATGACGAACAATCACCTCTCAGGCAAGCCTGTCGCACGGCTCGAAGGTCCGGACAAAGTAAGTGGTATCGCGAAATACGCGGGAGAGTATCCTGCAAAAGGTTTACGCTACGGCTATGTCGTGAACAGCATCATTACCAAGGGAAAGATCAAAAAGATCGATACGGCAATCGTAGAGGCCATACCCGGCATCATCAAAGTTTTCACGCACGAGAACCGGCCTTCACTCGCCTGGTTCAACCAGCTGTATTCCGACATGGATGCACCGCCGGGCGCGCCTTTCCGGCCGTTACATGACGAGAACATCAGCTTTAACGGACAGCCGATCGCTCTGGTGGTGGCAGAGAGCTTTGAACTGGCAAGGTATGGCGCCTCTATCCTGCACATCGAATATGAACAGGAAGCGTTTCATACTAACCTGCAGGCCAACCTGCAACATGCCCGCAAACCCAAGGCCGGATTGGCCAGCGTGCTGAAGCCGCCGCCACCTAAACCATCAGGCGACTTTGAAAAGGCATATGCAAAAGCCAAAGCACAAACATCTGCCACGTTTACACATGGCTACGAGCATCATAACCCGATGGAGCTATTCGCCACCACGGTGGTCTACGAAGGCCCCGGCAAACTCACGGTATACGATAAAACACAGGGCACGATCAACTCGCAGCTGTATATTGGTAACGTATTCGGACTCCATTATAAAAACATCCGCGTGATATCGCCCTACGTTGGCGGTGCCTTCGGATCGGGACTGCGCCCGCAGTACCAACTGTTCTTTGCCGTACTGGCGGCGCTGGAGCTTAAAGCACCCGTAAGGGTGACGCTGGACAGGCAGCAGATGTTCACCTTCGGTTTCCGGCCGCCTACCATTCAACATACCCGCTACGGCGCAGCAGCTGATGGAAAGGTCACCGCTATCAACCATGAAGCAGTGGCCATCACTTCCCGTTTCGAGGATTATATCGAGGTAGTCGTCAACTGGGCAAACATGTTATATCCTGCCCAAAACACCCTACTCAAACACCAGCTCGTACCGCTGGATGTGTATACACCTGTCGATATGCGCGCGCCGGGCGGTAGCACGGGGGTACATGCCGTGGAGAGTACAATGGACGCACTGTCCTATCAATTAGGGATCGACCCTGTAGAGTTCCGGTTAATTAATTACAGTGATACGGATGCTACGAAGGATAAGCCGTACAGCAGTAAAGAGCTGCGGCAGTGTTATAAAGAAGGAGCACTCCGCTTCGGGTGGAACGAGCGTCAACCCTTACCACGCAGCATGCGCAGGGGCAACCGCTTAGTGGGGTATGGAATGGCAACGGGCATCTGGGATGTTTTCCAGTTTCCGGCGCGTGCAGAAGCTTCCCTCACCAAAGCGGGAAAACTGCGTATCAAAAGCGCTGTTACAGATATTGGCACGGGCACCTACACGGTTATGGCGCAGGTGGCGGCAGACGAACTGGGGTTACCTTTAGACCAGGTAGAAGTACTGTACGGCGACAGCGCTCTACCCTTTTCTGCCATACAAGGCGGCTCAGCGACTACGGCATCGGTGGCCATGGCCATCAGGGGCGCTTGTGAAGGACTACGAAAACAACTGATCAGAAAAGCAAAAAGCTTAAGTAACTCTCCCCTGGCGGATGCGAAGCCGGAAGAGATCATCTTTACGAACGGGCAACTTGTGCTGAAGCATAATCCAGCGCTACATATGACGCTCGCTGACATCGCTGCGGCCAATAACGGCAAGCCCATCACCAGCAAAAAATTCACAGGTCCCGACCTCATCAAATGGAGGAAATATTCCCGTGCTGCGCACAGCGTATCATTCGTGGAATTAGAAGTGGACGAAGACCTTGGCACAGTAGATGTTACCCGGGCACTGACGATGGTTGCGGCGGGCCGTATCATCAACCCGAAAACAGCCCGCAGCCAGATCATCGGCTCGATGGTATGGGGCATCAGCAAGGCCTTGCGCGAAGAATCGATTATGGACCACCGTTATGGCCGTTTCATGAACGCGAACCTGGCGGAGTATCACTTGCCTGTGCATGCGGATGTGCATGACCTGGAAGTACATTTCGTAGAAGAGAAAGATGACATTATCAATGAACTGGGCATCAAAGGCGTAGGCGAGGTGGGCCTCACCGCTATGCCGCCCGCCATTGCCAACGCCATCTTTCACGCGACCGGTCGCAGAATTAATAAGTTCCCGATCAAAGTGGAGGACTTGTTATCTACCAGCCCTTCTTCACTTTAA
- a CDS encoding FAD binding domain-containing protein, with protein MKPFHYYNAADPEAAVRQKAADINSYFIAGGTNLLDLWKYNITTPDVMIDVSKLSAEPAAAAMPDGGVRLNAFATNADTAYHPLIESRYPLLSKAILAGASAQIRNMATNGGNLLQRTRCVYFYDTATPCNKREPGTGCSALEGDNRMMAILGASEHCIAVFPSDMCVALAALEATVEAQGPLGTRSIPFADFHRLPGGRPEIDNQLQPSELITHITLPPKGFAQHYSYLKVRDRNSYAFALVSVATGLDIEDGHISQARMALGGVAHKPWRVPEAEAYLVGKPVTPEHFERAADILLQGAVPYEHNAFKLTLARRAIVRNAHMALQPDSQLPGARSAL; from the coding sequence GCTACTTCATCGCCGGTGGCACCAATCTGCTCGACCTCTGGAAATACAATATCACTACGCCCGATGTGATGATCGACGTGTCGAAGCTCTCGGCAGAACCTGCAGCAGCTGCCATGCCGGATGGCGGTGTGCGGCTCAATGCTTTCGCTACGAATGCCGACACAGCCTATCACCCGCTGATCGAATCGCGTTACCCTTTGCTGTCTAAAGCGATACTGGCAGGCGCATCGGCACAGATCAGGAACATGGCAACCAATGGCGGCAATCTCCTGCAACGGACACGCTGCGTCTACTTCTACGACACCGCCACTCCCTGCAACAAAAGAGAACCAGGCACTGGCTGCTCGGCACTGGAGGGCGACAATCGTATGATGGCCATCCTCGGTGCCAGCGAGCATTGCATTGCGGTATTTCCATCGGACATGTGTGTAGCGCTGGCTGCACTTGAGGCTACGGTAGAGGCACAAGGACCACTGGGCACACGTAGCATCCCGTTTGCCGACTTTCATCGCCTCCCGGGGGGCAGACCCGAAATCGACAATCAGCTGCAACCGTCGGAGTTGATCACCCATATCACGTTACCGCCAAAAGGCTTTGCACAGCACTACTCCTACCTGAAAGTACGCGACCGCAACTCATATGCCTTTGCGCTTGTGTCGGTGGCTACGGGGCTGGATATTGAAGACGGGCATATCAGCCAGGCACGCATGGCGTTAGGTGGCGTAGCACATAAGCCATGGCGCGTACCGGAAGCAGAAGCTTACCTGGTCGGCAAACCGGTCACACCTGAACACTTCGAACGGGCGGCAGACATCCTGTTACAGGGCGCTGTGCCGTATGAACACAATGCATTTAAACTCACCCTCGCCCGGAGAGCGATCGTCCGCAATGCACACATGGCATTGCAGCCCGACAGTCAGCTTCCCGGCGCAAGATCAGCCTTATAA